The Schistocerca gregaria isolate iqSchGreg1 chromosome 1, iqSchGreg1.2, whole genome shotgun sequence genome includes a window with the following:
- the LOC126344871 gene encoding 60S ribosomal protein L10, translating into MGRRPARCYRYCKNKPYPKSRFCRGVPDPKIRIFDLGRKKARVEDFPLCVHLVSDEYEQLSSEALEAGRICANKYMVKNCGKDQFHIRMRLHPFHVIRINKMLSCAGADRLQTGMRGAFGKPQGTVARVRIGQPIMSVRTSDRHRAAVIEALRRAKFKFPGRQKIYVSKKWGFTKYEREVYEKLRDAGRLASDGCNVKYRPEHGPLDAWKKVQVELAQMA; encoded by the exons ATGGGTCGGCGGCCAGCGAGATG CTATCGCTACTGCAAAAATAAACCGTATCCAAAGTCAAGGTTTTGCAGAGGTGTTCCTGATCCCAAGATCAGAATATTTGACTTGGGAAGGAAAAAAGCAAGAGTTGAAGACTTCCCTTTGTGTGTGCATCTTGTGTCAGATGAATATGAGCAACTGTCCTCAGAGGCACTTGAAGCTGGTAGAATCTGTGCAAATAAG TACATGGTGAAAAACTGTGGTAAAGACCAGTTTCACATCAGAATGCGGCTTCACCCCTTCCATGTAATTCGTATAAACAAAATGTTATCGTGTGCTGGAGCTGACAG GCTCCAGACTGGAATGCGTGGTGCATTTGGAAAACCTCAGGGCACAGTGGCTCGTGTAAGAATTGGTCAGCCCATAATGAGTGTGAGGACAAGTGATCGTCACCGAGCTGCTGTGATTGAGGCACTCCGCCGTGCCAAATTTAAATTCCCTGGTCGCCAGAAG ATCTATGTTTCCAAGAAATGGGGTTTCACTAAATATGAGCGTGAAGTCTATGAGAAACTTAGAGATGCAGGAAGGCTTGCCAGTGATGGATGTAATGTGAAATACCGCCCGGAACATGGACCACTTGATGCGTGGAAGAAAGTTCAAGTAGAATTGGCACAGATGGCTTAA